A single Gemmatimonadota bacterium DNA region contains:
- a CDS encoding TetR/AcrR family transcriptional regulator, with amino-acid sequence MELRDRILEAAAQVYSETGFRGATTRRIAERAHVNEITLFRHFGSKTRLLHEAIQCASSSTPCALPTRSANPRGELRVWALANHHEMFERRFLIRTAMGEMEERPDIFPMDRSQAVCAGLELKAYLERLQAEHLIAAEIDLRAATTMFMGTLFADAISRDILPSMYPDPPEISVDQYLDLFARALALKEPLS; translated from the coding sequence ATGGAACTCCGCGATCGCATTCTCGAAGCCGCCGCCCAGGTCTATTCCGAAACCGGCTTCCGGGGCGCCACGACTCGGCGGATTGCCGAGCGGGCCCATGTCAACGAAATCACGTTGTTCCGCCACTTTGGGTCGAAGACCCGGCTGCTGCACGAAGCAATCCAATGCGCCAGCAGCTCGACGCCCTGCGCCCTCCCCACTCGATCGGCCAACCCTCGCGGTGAACTGCGAGTCTGGGCGTTGGCGAATCATCACGAGATGTTCGAACGCCGCTTCCTGATCCGCACCGCCATGGGTGAGATGGAAGAGCGACCGGACATCTTCCCGATGGATCGGAGTCAGGCCGTGTGTGCGGGCCTCGAACTCAAGGCCTACCTCGAGCGGCTTCAGGCGGAGCACCTCATCGCGGCGGAGATCGACCTCCGGGCTGCCACCACCATGTTCATGGGCACCCTGTTCGCCGACGCCATCAGCCGCGACATCCTGCCGTCGATGTACCCAGACCCACCCGAGATTTCGGTCGACCAATACCTCGATCTGTTCGCCCGGGCCCTCGCTTTGAAGGAGCCGTTATCGTGA
- a CDS encoding amino acid permease, with protein sequence MSELKRTLSAKDVAVITIGTIIGSGIFLTPGGVLRNSGGYVGVSLSVWAVGGFLTLLGALSYAELGCMRTGAGGLYAYIRDAFGPVTAFVYGWTLFAVIASGSVAALAAAAGDNMAALVPGISPIGRKLVGLAAIAFLAFINVRGTRQSTTVLGVATALKVGALLFLIVALPLVGHGFSEVTVAWPATWDATLVSGGLAAMVAVLWAYEGWQYATFVGGEVENPQRNFPLGLVIGTAGCIAVYVLANLGYVAGLGPTALQSSSTVASDAVAVGFGAGAGKLMAIPVLVSIVSGAHGIMLTASRVFFTMANDGVFFKKLGEVHPRFGTPANSVLAVSAWAAVLALSGQFNTLLTYVVFVGWIFYGLGGLCVIVFRQKDPDAPRPFKVPGYPLTPLLFVAAAVVIVVNTVVSNPARGAIGIGGTLVGIPIYYLWKRSKPSVG encoded by the coding sequence ATGAGCGAACTCAAGCGCACCCTCAGTGCCAAGGATGTCGCGGTCATCACGATCGGGACCATCATCGGCTCGGGGATCTTTCTCACGCCGGGCGGTGTGCTTAGGAACAGCGGCGGGTACGTCGGCGTCTCGTTGTCGGTCTGGGCCGTGGGTGGGTTCCTCACCCTGCTCGGCGCGCTGTCCTACGCCGAACTCGGATGTATGCGGACCGGAGCTGGAGGCCTGTACGCCTATATCCGGGATGCGTTCGGACCGGTCACGGCGTTCGTGTATGGCTGGACGTTGTTTGCGGTGATCGCGAGTGGGAGCGTCGCGGCGCTCGCCGCCGCAGCCGGCGACAACATGGCTGCGCTCGTCCCGGGGATTTCTCCGATCGGACGGAAGTTGGTGGGCTTGGCCGCGATTGCCTTCCTGGCCTTCATCAACGTCCGCGGCACCCGACAGAGCACCACGGTTCTGGGCGTGGCCACGGCGCTCAAAGTGGGGGCCCTGCTTTTCTTGATCGTGGCCTTGCCGCTGGTCGGCCACGGATTTTCCGAGGTCACGGTCGCCTGGCCGGCGACCTGGGATGCCACGCTGGTCTCCGGGGGATTGGCGGCCATGGTCGCCGTCCTGTGGGCCTACGAGGGATGGCAGTACGCGACCTTCGTCGGCGGGGAGGTCGAGAACCCGCAACGAAATTTCCCGCTTGGCCTTGTCATCGGGACGGCCGGCTGCATCGCGGTCTATGTGCTCGCGAACCTGGGCTATGTGGCGGGCCTCGGACCCACCGCCCTGCAATCCTCGAGCACGGTGGCGTCGGACGCGGTCGCCGTGGGCTTTGGAGCCGGCGCCGGCAAACTCATGGCCATCCCGGTGTTGGTCTCCATCGTGAGCGGGGCGCACGGGATCATGCTGACCGCGTCCCGGGTGTTTTTCACCATGGCGAATGACGGCGTATTTTTCAAGAAACTGGGTGAGGTCCACCCCCGGTTCGGCACGCCGGCAAATTCCGTGTTGGCTGTCAGTGCTTGGGCGGCGGTGCTGGCGTTGTCCGGACAATTCAATACGCTCCTGACCTATGTCGTATTCGTCGGTTGGATCTTCTACGGTCTAGGCGGACTCTGCGTGATCGTCTTTCGACAAAAGGACCCCGATGCGCCCCGGCCGTTCAAGGTGCCCGGGTATCCGCTGACTCCGTTGCTCTTCGTGGCCGCGGCGGTGGTGATCGTGGTGAACACGGTCGTCTCGAATCCGGCGCGGGGCGCCATCGGCATTGGCGGTACTTTGGTCGGGATTCCGATCTACTACCTCTGGAAGCGAAGCAAGCCGTCAGTCGGCTGA
- a CDS encoding amino acid permease, whose protein sequence is MTDLKRIFTWRAIAILTLGTVIGSGIFVVPSAVLRDSGGSVGLATMVWIVGGILSYLGALTYAELAAMNPGSGGLYLYIRDAFGSAVAFAYGWTLFVVIGSGTVAALAVASSTYLSVWIPMSPMTQRMVGVFFALLVSFVNVLGTQQSTSVLKAGTAIKLGAIALLVIALPALGSGFSEVTQVWPTFSTPGLAATTGLALVSVLWAYEGWQYLTFMTGETIDPQRNFPRGLALGVFGLIVIYVLSALAYVAALGPAGVMASNRVAADAAGAVLGGSWAKIISLPIMISMLTAAQANSMMSARVYFAMAKDGVFFQRMAGVHPRFGTPAFALMAAGIWSAILAASGTFDLLLQYVVFVGWLFYSLGGLAVLALRRSRPDAVRPFRVPGYPVTPILFVLSGLAIVVNTVVQSPQKGLIGLGATAAAIPIYAIWRRLAPPSR, encoded by the coding sequence ATGACCGACCTGAAGCGGATTTTTACCTGGCGGGCCATCGCCATCCTCACCCTCGGAACCGTGATCGGTTCCGGAATCTTCGTGGTACCGAGTGCGGTGCTTCGGGACTCCGGCGGATCGGTCGGGCTCGCGACGATGGTATGGATCGTCGGCGGGATCCTGTCCTACCTCGGAGCCCTGACGTACGCCGAGTTGGCGGCGATGAACCCCGGGTCGGGCGGCCTCTATCTCTACATCCGAGACGCGTTCGGATCGGCCGTGGCCTTTGCCTACGGGTGGACCCTGTTCGTAGTGATCGGCTCCGGCACCGTCGCGGCCCTGGCGGTTGCCTCGTCCACCTATCTGTCCGTGTGGATCCCGATGTCGCCGATGACGCAGCGCATGGTCGGGGTCTTTTTTGCCCTCCTGGTTTCGTTCGTCAACGTGTTGGGGACCCAGCAGAGCACCAGCGTGCTCAAGGCCGGCACCGCCATCAAACTGGGGGCGATCGCGCTGCTGGTCATTGCCCTCCCCGCCCTGGGCTCGGGCTTTTCCGAGGTCACTCAAGTCTGGCCGACCTTCTCGACGCCCGGCCTGGCCGCCACGACCGGACTGGCGCTGGTTTCGGTGCTGTGGGCCTACGAAGGCTGGCAGTATCTGACCTTCATGACCGGAGAGACGATCGACCCGCAGCGGAACTTTCCGCGCGGGCTTGCCCTCGGGGTGTTCGGGTTGATTGTGATCTACGTCCTGTCGGCGCTGGCCTATGTGGCGGCCCTCGGGCCCGCCGGCGTGATGGCCTCGAACCGGGTCGCCGCCGACGCGGCGGGCGCGGTTCTCGGCGGGTCCTGGGCCAAGATCATTTCTCTCCCGATCATGATCTCGATGCTCACCGCCGCGCAGGCCAACTCGATGATGTCGGCCCGGGTCTACTTTGCGATGGCCAAGGACGGCGTCTTTTTCCAACGGATGGCTGGCGTCCATCCGCGGTTCGGCACGCCGGCATTTGCCTTGATGGCGGCGGGCATCTGGTCGGCGATTCTGGCGGCCTCCGGCACCTTTGATTTGCTGCTCCAGTATGTCGTCTTCGTAGGGTGGCTGTTCTACAGCCTCGGCGGGCTCGCGGTGCTGGCCCTCCGCCGCAGCCGGCCTGATGCGGTCCGGCCGTTCCGGGTTCCCGGCTACCCCGTGACCCCGATCCTCTTCGTCTTGTCGGGCCTCGCGATTGTCGTCAACACCGTCGTCCAGTCGCCGCAAAAGGGGCTCATCGGCCTCGGCGCGACCGCGGCGGCGATTCCGATTTACGCCATTTGGCGCCGTCTCGCCCCACCCTCGAGGTGA
- a CDS encoding GntR family transcriptional regulator has product MTPANRAEPEGAARTDRPKQVYKQLRELIVSGRLAPGSRLVETDIATRFGVSRTPIRGALQRLLQEGYIIDSPSMQQSRPTVAPLTGEDARELFNIVGELEGLSAGLAARLPAAARQALVQELRPINNDLRRVAQASSPDHDRLWVLDDLFHQRCVDAAAGPRLTVLHSAVKPQAERYERLYVSFLAGEVGTSVTEHEAIIDAIEAGDAKGAKTAVELNWQNAAERLGRVIERVGDRGRW; this is encoded by the coding sequence ATGACGCCGGCCAACCGGGCCGAGCCGGAAGGTGCCGCTCGTACCGATCGGCCCAAGCAGGTCTATAAACAGCTCCGTGAGTTGATCGTATCGGGTCGTCTCGCGCCAGGCAGCCGGTTGGTCGAAACCGACATCGCGACCCGCTTCGGGGTGAGCCGGACGCCGATTCGAGGGGCGCTCCAACGGCTCCTGCAGGAAGGCTATATCATCGACTCGCCGTCGATGCAGCAATCCCGGCCAACGGTGGCGCCACTCACGGGCGAGGACGCGCGGGAGCTGTTCAATATCGTCGGCGAACTGGAGGGACTCTCCGCCGGCCTTGCGGCGCGACTGCCCGCGGCGGCGCGACAGGCCTTGGTCCAAGAACTCAGGCCCATCAACAACGACCTCCGGAGAGTGGCGCAAGCGTCGAGCCCCGACCACGACCGGCTGTGGGTGCTCGATGATCTCTTCCACCAGCGGTGCGTCGACGCCGCCGCGGGCCCTCGCCTCACGGTGCTGCACTCGGCGGTGAAGCCTCAGGCCGAGCGGTACGAACGCCTGTACGTCAGCTTCCTGGCCGGAGAAGTCGGCACCTCGGTGACCGAGCATGAAGCCATCATCGACGCGATCGAGGCCGGCGATGCCAAGGGGGCCAAGACGGCAGTGGAGTTGAATTGGCAGAACGCGGCCGAGCGTCTTGGCCGGGTCATCGAGCGGGTGGGCGACCGCGGACGCTGGTAA
- a CDS encoding D-aminoacylase: MVPPARSLAVGFLFATLACQPPTPAGGVPSGDGPEYDLILTGGRIIDGSGNPWFYGDVAIRGERISRITPPGMLAKAAAKQRLDATGRVIAPGFIDIQAQSVAAFTLGDGRVISSVTQGITTAILGEGSTPAPSNDRIIAALAGSEVALKPALEKFRGPRGFNAWLEMMRDHGVSQNVGSFLGAATARIYAKGEAQGEATPAELDTIRTVVKHAMEDGAFGVASALIYPPASYASTEELIAQAKAAAPYGGVYITHMRSEADRFLEAIDEAIRIGREGGVPVEIYHLKASGTANWSKMPLAIAKIDSVRNAGQDVTADMYLYTAGGTSLAACAPPWAAEGGKLLANLQDPTVRAKIKAEMTGARMTNSEGLCTLGGPGGVQVVGFTTAGLKQYEGQRLDHIATAMKKDWFEAWSDIVVGEKAAIGAIFHMMTESNLPLQIRQPWIKWGTDADGMDPDNTGGLLAHPRAYGNHPRLLGRYVREQKVIGLEEAIRKGTSAVARRLMIKERGLLEEGYFADVIVFDPATVIDRATFEQPHQLSVGIEHVFVNGMAVVTAGKHTGAKPGKIVRGAGWTGRNQ; this comes from the coding sequence ATGGTCCCGCCAGCCCGATCGCTCGCTGTTGGTTTCCTCTTTGCCACCCTGGCCTGTCAGCCGCCGACCCCGGCGGGGGGCGTGCCCTCCGGCGACGGACCCGAGTACGACCTGATTCTGACGGGCGGACGAATCATCGATGGGTCCGGCAATCCCTGGTTCTACGGCGACGTCGCGATTCGGGGCGAGCGGATTTCGCGAATTACCCCCCCGGGAATGTTGGCCAAAGCCGCGGCCAAGCAACGACTCGATGCCACCGGCCGAGTGATCGCTCCGGGGTTCATCGATATCCAGGCCCAATCGGTGGCGGCGTTTACTCTTGGTGATGGCCGGGTGATTTCGAGCGTCACCCAAGGCATTACCACGGCCATCCTGGGCGAGGGCTCCACGCCGGCGCCGTCCAACGACCGGATCATCGCCGCGCTGGCCGGCAGCGAGGTAGCGCTGAAGCCGGCGCTCGAGAAGTTTCGGGGCCCCCGCGGTTTCAACGCGTGGCTTGAGATGATGCGTGACCACGGGGTGTCCCAGAACGTGGGGTCGTTCCTCGGGGCGGCGACGGCACGGATCTACGCCAAGGGCGAGGCCCAGGGTGAGGCGACACCCGCCGAACTCGACACCATTCGAACCGTGGTCAAGCACGCGATGGAAGACGGGGCCTTTGGGGTCGCGAGCGCCCTGATCTATCCGCCCGCGAGCTACGCCTCGACCGAGGAGTTGATTGCCCAGGCCAAGGCCGCCGCTCCCTACGGTGGCGTCTATATCACCCACATGCGTTCCGAGGCCGACCGGTTTCTCGAGGCGATCGACGAAGCGATCCGGATCGGACGGGAAGGCGGCGTCCCGGTTGAGATCTACCACTTGAAGGCGAGCGGGACGGCCAACTGGTCCAAGATGCCGCTCGCGATCGCCAAGATCGACTCGGTCCGGAACGCAGGCCAGGATGTGACGGCCGACATGTACCTCTATACGGCCGGGGGCACTTCGCTGGCCGCCTGTGCCCCGCCCTGGGCGGCCGAGGGCGGCAAGCTGCTCGCCAACCTGCAGGACCCCACGGTTCGCGCCAAGATCAAGGCCGAGATGACCGGGGCCCGGATGACCAACTCGGAAGGTCTCTGCACGTTAGGCGGTCCCGGGGGAGTCCAGGTGGTTGGCTTTACGACGGCCGGACTGAAGCAGTATGAAGGCCAACGTCTGGACCACATTGCCACGGCCATGAAGAAGGACTGGTTCGAGGCCTGGTCGGATATCGTGGTCGGGGAGAAGGCGGCCATCGGGGCGATCTTCCACATGATGACCGAGTCCAACCTGCCGTTGCAGATCCGCCAGCCCTGGATCAAATGGGGCACCGATGCCGACGGCATGGATCCCGACAACACCGGTGGCCTGTTGGCGCATCCGCGCGCCTACGGGAACCATCCCCGACTGCTGGGCCGCTACGTCCGGGAGCAGAAGGTGATCGGTCTCGAGGAGGCAATCCGGAAGGGCACCTCGGCGGTCGCCCGCCGTTTGATGATCAAGGAGCGCGGCCTGCTCGAGGAGGGGTACTTTGCCGATGTCATCGTGTTCGATCCGGCCACGGTCATCGACCGGGCTACGTTCGAGCAACCGCACCAGCTTTCGGTCGGCATCGAGCACGTCTTCGTGAACGGTATGGCGGTGGTGACAGCCGGGAAGCACACGGGGGCGAAACCGGGCAAGATCGTCCGGGGCGCGGGCTGGACCGGACGGAATCAATGA
- a CDS encoding penicillin acylase family protein: MIRIRMIRSAASLSTKFGCNDVDLRGSRFLGSNFRDPRFRKLARHDRLTTPPPTGTFAPMIKRILLGGAGLALGLGTLVFGSRPLGSLPPLGPLLDPGHGVWALPIAARPRTAEAIRLPIFEGAVTAIVDTRGVPHIYADQELDAFRALGYLVARDRLFQLEIQTRAAAGTLTELVGARALPVDRDARRLGFRRMVERGLATVDTTSDAFRSIQAYGEGVNAWISAMSGRDLPVEYRLLGARPAPWSVGNTYLLLGRMALTLAYNDASIQKAAAAAKVGWPAAEALFPVDAPIQEPIQPNPVDSTRLAFVPIPAPGPPDSTGRQAAAAATTAHLALGRFLRWSGEEALGSNNWVVGPARSATGHALLAGDPHLELTLPSIWYQAHLVVPDRLDVAGVTLPGAPWVVIGFNRSIAWSFTNTGSDANDFYRESVDDPVTPTRYRLDGGWRDLELRVETFRSPLGAVLAVDTVRFTHRGPLWKADSVWMSMAWTAYGAANNGSELLAMGRAGSTDEFLEKSATYAVPAQNMVVADRRGTIAIRSTGRYPVRPGAGRGDLIQDGTRSANDWTGDLPLDFYPFSINPARGYLSSANQQPVDPSQNSRYLGANWYSPWRAIRINTLLRADSQVTPDAMRRFQTDPGSARADRFLPFLLGRDSLQRIRAPAKVVEARGLLASWNGRYELESRGPALFEAVMRELVRRTWDELASTEPRQGLRPAESVLLGLLGDSTSGWWDDRATTSVIEHRDDILEASLAAGLDSALARHGPADSAGWLWRNAHHANIYHLLKIPALSALELSVPSGPSTLSPSSGAGTSGASWRMVVELGKEVTAWATYPGGQSGNPTSRHYRDFLDGWLTGALDSLVVPARPETFPADRIESRLTFGKGR; the protein is encoded by the coding sequence ATGATCCGGATCCGCATGATCCGCTCGGCGGCGTCATTGTCAACGAAGTTTGGTTGCAATGACGTTGATCTCCGAGGGAGCCGGTTCCTCGGATCTAACTTCAGGGACCCCCGATTCCGCAAGCTCGCGAGGCACGACCGCTTGACAACGCCGCCTCCGACCGGAACCTTTGCCCCCATGATCAAGCGAATACTTCTGGGTGGAGCGGGATTGGCCCTTGGGCTCGGCACGCTCGTTTTCGGATCGCGCCCGCTCGGGAGCCTGCCTCCTCTGGGCCCCTTGCTGGACCCCGGCCATGGGGTCTGGGCCTTGCCGATCGCCGCCCGGCCCAGGACCGCCGAGGCCATTCGGCTCCCGATTTTCGAAGGGGCAGTGACCGCCATCGTGGACACCCGGGGCGTCCCGCACATCTATGCGGACCAGGAACTCGACGCCTTTCGGGCGCTTGGGTACCTGGTCGCCAGAGACCGCCTCTTTCAGCTCGAGATCCAGACTCGGGCCGCGGCCGGGACGTTGACCGAGCTCGTGGGTGCCCGGGCGCTTCCGGTCGATCGCGACGCCAGGCGATTGGGTTTTCGCCGAATGGTGGAACGCGGACTCGCGACGGTGGACACGACCTCGGACGCCTTCCGGTCGATCCAAGCCTACGGCGAAGGCGTGAACGCCTGGATCTCGGCCATGAGCGGGCGCGACCTCCCGGTCGAGTACCGGCTCTTGGGCGCTCGGCCGGCGCCATGGTCGGTCGGGAACACCTACCTCTTGCTGGGCCGGATGGCGCTCACGTTGGCCTACAATGACGCCTCGATTCAGAAGGCGGCGGCCGCCGCCAAGGTCGGCTGGCCGGCGGCGGAGGCGCTGTTCCCGGTGGACGCGCCGATTCAGGAGCCGATCCAGCCGAACCCCGTGGACTCGACTCGGTTGGCGTTCGTCCCGATCCCGGCGCCCGGCCCACCCGATTCCACCGGCCGGCAGGCGGCCGCCGCCGCCACGACCGCTCACTTGGCGTTAGGCCGATTTCTTCGCTGGTCCGGGGAGGAGGCGCTCGGGAGCAACAACTGGGTCGTGGGCCCGGCCCGCTCGGCCACCGGCCACGCATTGCTGGCGGGAGACCCCCATCTCGAGCTGACGCTGCCATCGATATGGTATCAGGCCCACCTGGTGGTGCCTGACCGGCTCGATGTGGCCGGCGTCACGCTCCCGGGGGCGCCGTGGGTGGTGATCGGGTTCAATCGCTCGATTGCCTGGTCGTTTACGAACACCGGATCGGACGCCAACGACTTCTACCGGGAGTCTGTTGATGATCCGGTCACCCCGACCCGGTATCGCCTCGACGGCGGGTGGCGGGACCTGGAGCTCCGGGTTGAGACGTTTCGATCGCCCCTAGGGGCGGTGCTCGCGGTCGATACGGTCCGATTTACCCACCGAGGGCCGTTGTGGAAGGCCGACTCCGTCTGGATGTCCATGGCCTGGACCGCGTACGGGGCCGCCAACAACGGCTCCGAGCTCCTCGCCATGGGCCGGGCCGGGAGCACCGATGAATTCCTCGAGAAATCCGCCACGTATGCGGTGCCCGCCCAGAACATGGTGGTAGCCGATCGGCGCGGAACGATCGCGATTCGGTCTACCGGTCGCTATCCCGTTCGGCCCGGCGCCGGCCGCGGGGATCTGATTCAAGACGGCACCCGGTCGGCCAACGACTGGACCGGCGACCTGCCCCTCGATTTCTATCCGTTTTCGATCAATCCGGCCCGGGGGTATCTGTCGTCGGCCAACCAACAGCCGGTCGACCCGAGCCAGAACTCGCGATATCTCGGAGCCAATTGGTACAGCCCCTGGCGGGCGATCCGGATCAACACCTTGCTCCGGGCCGACTCGCAGGTCACGCCCGACGCGATGCGACGGTTTCAAACCGACCCCGGCAGTGCCCGGGCCGATCGGTTCCTGCCGTTCTTGTTAGGCCGCGATTCGCTCCAGCGGATTCGAGCCCCGGCCAAGGTCGTCGAGGCTCGGGGGTTGCTGGCCTCCTGGAATGGCCGCTACGAGCTCGAGAGTCGCGGCCCAGCGTTGTTCGAGGCGGTGATGCGGGAACTCGTCCGCCGGACCTGGGACGAGCTCGCCTCGACCGAGCCGCGCCAGGGCCTTCGCCCGGCTGAATCCGTTTTGTTGGGGCTCCTTGGCGATTCAACGAGCGGGTGGTGGGACGATCGTGCGACGACAAGCGTCATCGAGCACCGGGATGACATCCTCGAGGCCTCCCTCGCCGCCGGACTGGACTCGGCGCTGGCCCGGCATGGCCCGGCCGACAGCGCCGGTTGGCTCTGGCGCAATGCGCACCACGCCAACATCTACCACCTCCTGAAGATCCCGGCGCTCTCGGCGCTCGAGTTGTCGGTTCCCTCGGGACCCTCCACCTTGAGCCCGTCGAGTGGGGCCGGGACCAGTGGCGCGAGCTGGCGGATGGTAGTAGAGCTTGGAAAAGAGGTGACGGCCTGGGCCACCTATCCGGGCGGCCAGTCCGGCAACCCCACCAGCCGCCACTATCGAGATTTTCTCGACGGCTGGCTGACCGGCGCCCTCGATTCATTGGTCGTCCCCGCCCGGCCCGAGACCTTTCCCGCCGATCGGATCGAGAGTCGCCTCACGTTCGGAAAGGGGCGTTAG
- a CDS encoding alcohol dehydrogenase, whose protein sequence is MTCLAAVMPGPNEPIRLEQIAIPALTAGAALLETMYSEVCGTDVHLHHGRLSGVPYPLIPGHVSVGRIAAMGSPIKDIDGVPFQEGDVVTFLDVHETCNQCYQCLVAKQTTRCPSRRVYGISYSASEGPLGGWAERIWMKPGVKMIRLPAALEPETFIGGGCGLTTAVHAVDRAEIKLGQSVAVLGAGPVGQSAIALAALSGAGEIIAVGAPADRLAFARRMGATTTLDLAVPPAERLETVRRLTGGRGVDVVIEAAGRPEAVPQALDLVRDGGRVVVVGQYTDHGTVPIHPHFQINRKHVDLRGCWGSDYSHFHRAVELAARFQHRIPWREMVTARFDLAHAGDALAAVASQTLLKAIIIP, encoded by the coding sequence ATCACGTGCCTTGCGGCTGTCATGCCCGGCCCCAACGAACCGATTCGTCTCGAGCAGATTGCGATTCCGGCCTTGACCGCCGGCGCCGCCCTCCTCGAGACGATGTACTCCGAAGTCTGCGGAACCGACGTGCATCTCCACCACGGGCGACTCTCGGGTGTTCCCTACCCCTTGATCCCCGGGCACGTCTCGGTCGGCCGCATCGCTGCGATGGGGAGCCCGATCAAGGACATCGACGGGGTTCCCTTTCAGGAGGGCGACGTCGTCACCTTCCTCGACGTCCACGAGACCTGCAACCAGTGTTACCAGTGTTTGGTCGCCAAGCAGACCACCCGGTGTCCGTCCCGCCGGGTGTACGGGATCAGCTACAGCGCCAGCGAAGGGCCGCTCGGAGGGTGGGCGGAGCGGATTTGGATGAAGCCCGGCGTCAAGATGATCCGGCTCCCCGCGGCGCTCGAACCGGAGACCTTCATCGGCGGAGGATGCGGGTTGACGACCGCGGTCCACGCGGTCGATCGAGCCGAGATCAAGCTTGGGCAAAGCGTGGCGGTCCTCGGTGCCGGCCCGGTGGGCCAATCAGCGATTGCCCTGGCGGCGTTGTCCGGTGCGGGCGAGATCATCGCCGTCGGGGCACCGGCGGATCGACTGGCGTTCGCTCGGCGGATGGGTGCCACAACCACCTTGGACCTCGCGGTGCCTCCCGCCGAACGACTCGAGACAGTGCGCCGCCTGACCGGAGGGCGGGGGGTGGACGTCGTCATCGAAGCCGCCGGGCGGCCAGAGGCCGTTCCCCAGGCGCTTGATTTGGTTCGCGACGGGGGCCGGGTGGTGGTGGTCGGCCAGTATACCGACCACGGCACGGTTCCGATCCACCCCCACTTTCAGATCAACCGGAAGCACGTGGACCTCCGCGGGTGCTGGGGATCGGACTATTCGCACTTCCATCGGGCGGTCGAATTGGCCGCGCGGTTTCAGCACCGGATTCCTTGGCGAGAGATGGTGACGGCCCGATTCGACCTGGCCCATGCCGGGGACGCACTCGCAGCGGTCGCATCGCAGACCCTTCTCAAGGCCATCATCATCCCGTAG
- a CDS encoding heavy metal-binding domain-containing protein yields MQHHLTTTAFTLDGYRVTATLGVVLGITVRSRSFFGFITASLETLGGGRIDRFVQLCERARSEAFELMLQHAEQSGGNAVIAIRYDATEVLQGVSEVLCYGTAVVVEQV; encoded by the coding sequence ATCCAGCACCACCTGACGACCACGGCGTTTACCCTCGACGGGTACCGGGTCACCGCAACCCTCGGCGTCGTACTTGGAATCACCGTGCGGTCTCGCTCGTTCTTCGGGTTCATCACGGCGTCCCTTGAAACGCTAGGGGGCGGCCGAATCGACCGGTTTGTGCAGCTTTGTGAACGGGCCCGCTCGGAAGCGTTCGAGTTGATGCTCCAGCATGCCGAGCAGTCCGGTGGGAATGCCGTGATCGCCATTCGATACGACGCGACCGAGGTCCTGCAGGGTGTCAGCGAAGTCCTGTGCTACGGAACGGCTGTCGTTGTTGAGCAGGTCTGA